A single bacterium DNA region contains:
- a CDS encoding PTS sugar transporter subunit IIA — protein MHPKINHLIQLQELSLIRAEQKAHRGGHRLDELTAAINDLTSQLSPEIQALVLRMQKRDSIIIAPMTNGACNACGMRLPTSHVQQVKVSDQLQVCPICTRLLYFQEGLPRNVGKAAKHTEPRKVGIARFSSPALMIPRMAATTRDEAIRELAQKMQEVGVVDAADKLVESALKRETIVSTALEHSLAFPHVRGVEGGGLTLGLGISPKGIKFDENDKTLTKIIFFMVIPTAASAFYLKLLAGLAETFTDADARKVLSAEETPEKLWKSLIKLTKKTVQ, from the coding sequence ATGCATCCAAAAATTAATCATTTAATCCAGTTACAGGAACTTTCTTTAATTCGCGCTGAACAGAAGGCCCACCGGGGCGGGCACCGGTTGGATGAACTCACGGCGGCCATCAATGACCTCACCTCGCAGCTGTCGCCTGAAATCCAGGCCTTGGTGTTGCGCATGCAGAAGCGCGACTCGATCATCATTGCGCCCATGACCAATGGGGCCTGCAACGCGTGCGGCATGCGGTTGCCCACCAGTCATGTGCAGCAGGTCAAGGTGTCGGATCAGTTACAGGTGTGCCCCATCTGTACACGTCTCCTGTATTTCCAGGAGGGGTTGCCGCGGAATGTCGGCAAGGCGGCCAAGCATACCGAACCCCGCAAGGTGGGGATCGCCCGGTTCTCTTCGCCTGCGCTCATGATTCCCCGCATGGCGGCTACGACGCGTGATGAGGCGATCCGTGAACTCGCCCAGAAGATGCAGGAAGTCGGTGTAGTGGATGCGGCAGACAAACTTGTCGAATCGGCGCTCAAACGGGAAACCATTGTCAGTACGGCCCTGGAGCATTCGCTCGCTTTTCCCCATGTCCGTGGTGTTGAAGGCGGCGGTCTTACCTTGGGCCTCGGGATCAGTCCCAAGGGCATCAAGTTTGACGAAAATGACAAGACGCTGACCAAGATCATCTTTTTCATGGTCATTCCCACCGCGGCCAGCGCGTTTTACCTGAAGTTGCTGGCCGGCTTGGCGGAAACCTTCACGGATGCCGATGCCCGCAAGGTCCTGAGCGCCGAGGAAACTCCCGAGAAACTGTGGAAGTCGCTGATCAAGCTGACCAAGAAGACGGTGCAGTAA
- a CDS encoding MATE family efflux transporter yields MSESSSPAPSLTTGSVWKGLMGLAWPMFVSTTLQNLQSVIGLFWVGRLGSESVAALAMSGTLLMMLFPVVMGLSTGTMAIVSRSVGAGNPEEAAEVGGQSLLAALICGVIAGVVGWYWAGDLCRWQGATGEVARLGTQYLGISFLGCFTVFILFIGNSILQASGNTVIPMYAMVLATVLNLVLDPIFIFGLLGMPRLGVEGAALAMVLAQSVAMVIVLHALARGKSGVKVGRAVWRLRFEPIWRIMKVGIPSSGQMLSRSLMSVALMWIVAKYGTVAVAAYGIGVRFHMMALMPAFVLGNAAGAIVGQNLGAGRPDRAQRVAWMATGLDAVIMLVLAIGLTVFAAPLIRLFDAAPQVVQEGASYLRIASFFHIFAALSIVLGRALQGAGDTVAPMVATIVGLWGVQIPLALFLARHMASPTDGIWWSVGLAIMVNGLMVTAWFMTGRWKHKQV; encoded by the coding sequence ATGAGTGAGTCCTCATCCCCGGCCCCTTCCCTGACGACCGGTTCGGTGTGGAAAGGCCTGATGGGGCTGGCCTGGCCGATGTTCGTCAGCACGACCCTGCAGAATCTTCAGAGCGTTATCGGCCTGTTCTGGGTGGGACGGTTAGGCTCTGAATCCGTCGCGGCGTTGGCGATGAGCGGCACCCTGCTGATGATGCTGTTTCCCGTGGTCATGGGCTTGTCCACCGGGACGATGGCAATTGTTTCGCGGAGTGTGGGCGCGGGGAACCCGGAGGAAGCGGCGGAGGTGGGGGGGCAATCCCTGCTGGCCGCGCTGATTTGCGGGGTTATTGCCGGCGTGGTCGGCTGGTATTGGGCGGGGGATCTGTGCCGCTGGCAGGGGGCGACCGGCGAAGTCGCCCGGCTAGGTACCCAGTATCTGGGCATTTCATTCCTCGGTTGCTTCACCGTGTTTATTCTCTTTATTGGCAACAGTATTCTCCAGGCGTCAGGGAATACCGTCATCCCGATGTATGCCATGGTTTTGGCGACGGTGCTCAATCTGGTGCTGGATCCCATTTTTATCTTTGGCCTGCTGGGCATGCCGCGGTTGGGGGTTGAGGGGGCGGCGCTGGCCATGGTGCTGGCTCAAAGCGTGGCCATGGTCATCGTGCTGCATGCTCTGGCCCGGGGTAAAAGCGGGGTGAAGGTGGGGCGGGCCGTCTGGCGTCTGCGGTTCGAGCCGATCTGGCGCATCATGAAAGTCGGCATCCCCAGTTCGGGCCAGATGTTATCCCGCAGCCTGATGAGCGTGGCCTTGATGTGGATTGTGGCCAAGTATGGGACGGTCGCGGTGGCGGCCTACGGTATTGGCGTCCGGTTCCATATGATGGCCCTGATGCCGGCCTTTGTATTGGGGAATGCGGCGGGGGCGATCGTGGGTCAGAATCTGGGGGCCGGTCGGCCGGACCGGGCCCAGCGGGTGGCCTGGATGGCCACCGGCCTGGATGCCGTCATCATGCTGGTGCTGGCCATCGGGCTGACCGTCTTTGCCGCGCCACTGATCCGGTTATTTGATGCGGCACCGCAAGTCGTGCAGGAGGGGGCCAGTTATCTCCGGATCGCCTCGTTCTTCCATATTTTCGCGGCGCTCTCGATCGTGCTGGGGCGTGCGTTGCAGGGGGCCGGGGATACGGTGGCGCCCATGGTGGCGACGATTGTGGGCCTCTGGGGCGTGCAGATTCCCCTGGCCCTTTTCCTCGCACGCCACATGGCCTCGCCGACCGACGGCATCTGGTGGTCCGTCGGCCTCGCCATCATGGTCAATGGCCTGATGGTCACGGCCTGGTTTATGACCGGCCGCTGGAAACATAAACAGGTGTGA
- a CDS encoding ketose-bisphosphate aldolase produces the protein MIVSTKQLFKHAYGKYAIGAYNINNLEQTMGLFNGCIDSKAPFIIQLSKGAREYTNKAMLEAMIRAADEIFPSAIFAVHLDHGDEATCMDCIKSGFYSSVMIDASAESFEKNIEITKRVVDAAHAKGISVEAELGKLGGVEEHVSVAEADAKLTNPAQAEEFVQKSGCDSLACAIGTSHGAFKFSGSQGLHFDVLSEIQKRLQGFPLVMHGSSSVPQDEVARINAAGGQISGAKGVNADEFKRAAQLGVTKINIDTDGRLVWCRVHREAFKNDPKNFDLRPPGKVFMKEYAKFIAAKNEKLGSAGQLDEVRKLVK, from the coding sequence ATGATCGTATCGACAAAGCAGTTATTCAAGCATGCCTATGGCAAATATGCCATTGGTGCATACAATATCAACAATTTGGAACAGACGATGGGCTTGTTCAATGGCTGTATTGACAGCAAGGCGCCCTTTATCATCCAGTTGTCCAAGGGGGCCCGTGAATATACCAACAAGGCGATGCTGGAAGCCATGATCCGTGCGGCGGATGAAATCTTCCCGTCCGCGATTTTTGCCGTGCATCTGGATCACGGTGACGAAGCGACCTGTATGGACTGTATCAAGAGCGGGTTCTACAGCTCGGTCATGATTGACGCCAGCGCGGAGTCATTCGAGAAGAACATCGAAATCACCAAGCGCGTGGTGGATGCGGCGCATGCCAAGGGCATTTCCGTTGAAGCCGAACTCGGAAAACTTGGCGGCGTGGAAGAGCACGTCTCGGTGGCCGAGGCTGATGCCAAGTTGACGAATCCCGCCCAGGCGGAAGAGTTTGTCCAGAAGAGCGGTTGTGACAGCCTGGCCTGCGCCATTGGTACCAGTCACGGCGCGTTCAAGTTCAGTGGCTCACAGGGGCTGCATTTCGACGTGTTGTCCGAGATCCAGAAGCGGTTGCAGGGCTTCCCTCTCGTCATGCACGGCTCCAGCTCGGTGCCGCAGGACGAAGTCGCCCGTATCAACGCCGCTGGTGGCCAGATCAGTGGCGCCAAGGGTGTCAACGCGGATGAGTTCAAGCGCGCCGCGCAGCTCGGTGTGACCAAGATCAATATTGATACGGATGGCCGCCTGGTCTGGTGCCGCGTCCACCGCGAGGCGTTCAAGAATGATCCCAAGAACTTCGACCTTCGTCCTCCGGGCAAGGTCTTCATGA
- a CDS encoding RNA methyltransferase — protein MANIKIVLVGPLYGGNVGSVCRAMANTGLSELTLVAPAETLDYTEARMMAVAAGDILEKRNVVATLEEAVGDCGLVMGTTVRPGLYRQHVRTPREWAPDILASATVNKVALVFGRENWGLTNEELAICTNLIQIPTSPEYPSLNLSQAVLICCYELYVASGTFEPPAEKSPECSTTTREHMFRMWRDMLMEVGFMNDQKADHMMLGVRRIFSRSPLTTDDVNILMGIARQTLWKARQGGGIGPTGSPGHE, from the coding sequence ATGGCCAACATCAAAATTGTGTTAGTGGGCCCCTTGTATGGTGGGAATGTGGGCTCGGTGTGCCGGGCCATGGCAAATACGGGGCTGTCGGAACTGACATTGGTCGCGCCGGCCGAAACCCTTGACTACACTGAAGCCAGGATGATGGCGGTGGCGGCGGGTGACATTCTGGAGAAGCGGAACGTGGTGGCCACGCTGGAGGAGGCGGTGGGCGACTGCGGGCTGGTGATGGGGACCACCGTCCGTCCCGGGCTTTACCGGCAGCATGTCAGAACCCCGCGGGAATGGGCTCCTGATATTCTGGCCTCGGCGACGGTCAATAAGGTGGCGTTGGTGTTCGGTCGCGAGAACTGGGGCCTGACCAACGAGGAGCTGGCCATCTGCACCAACCTCATCCAGATTCCCACCTCGCCCGAATATCCCTCGCTGAATCTCTCTCAAGCGGTTTTGATCTGCTGTTACGAACTGTACGTGGCCTCCGGCACCTTTGAGCCCCCTGCTGAAAAATCGCCCGAATGTTCCACCACGACCCGCGAGCACATGTTCCGGATGTGGCGCGACATGTTGATGGAGGTGGGGTTCATGAATGATCAGAAGGCGGATCACATGATGCTGGGGGTGCGCCGGATCTTTTCGCGTTCCCCGCTGACCACTGATGATGTGAATATTCTTATGGGCATTGCCCGGCAGACGCTCTGGAAGGCGCGGCAAGGCGGCGGGATTGGCCCGACGGGATCGCCCGGCCATGAGTGA